Genomic DNA from Hyperolius riggenbachi isolate aHypRig1 chromosome 10, aHypRig1.pri, whole genome shotgun sequence:
GAATCACACCCAAAAGCACTTTAATTGTTTCTTGACTAGAGCTGATAAGGGTTTCCATGCTCTGAAGCTGTGCTTTTAAGTCTGTCACTTCCGTGTGAGGCACAATTTGTTGGCATTCATCACTCAAAGCAACCGCCGGCTGACAAGGGTGATTTTTATCCGTGGGTAAAACATTTATCTGCAGGGCCTGCTCATTACATTCCATCGTTTGACACTGTGACTGCGCCGTGCAGGCCTTGGGGTTTACATCTTGGCCTTGCAAGCCATTATGATGAGtagttcttttgtcctcctcgtcCGTTAGGGGACACGCCGTCCTCTCCATGTCGCTCAAGTCTTCGGGGTCTGTCAAGTTTGGGTTGAGGGTGGGGTGGTGGATGGTGGCCTCCTCCTTCAGAAGTACCTTCACGTGTGGCGGGTGGTGGGACTGCGGGTTCCCTAATGGCCTTTTGTCGTGTTTGTTGGGTTCATGCAAATGGCAGATGGCCTGTTCCGAAGTGCAGACTGCTGGGTTCCGAACAGGAGGGGATTCTTTAGTACAGCTGTGCAAATCAGTGCTTCCACATGCATCCGAGCAGTTGCTTGACGGGACAACCTCCATGTTTTCACTAGAGTGCACGGTAAGGTTGGCAATGACTCTCTCGCCGACCCTGCTGCAGTGTTTGGACTCCCCTGAGCTTTTGTGGTCTTTTGTATCCGCGACCTCGATGACAAATCCGTTGTTCTGGCCCTTCATTGTATCCACTCCAGAGGCGTTTTTTAACAGGTTCCCTTTTTTACGGTCCAGTGGAAAAGTCTGGTAGCGCTTTTTCAGGTCTGGCGAAGTCTGAACCCCTGTGCTCTTGGTAACGTTGGGTATAGACCGCCGGGCAGGCACTGTCATGTACTTCCGATAAGCCTTGTAAGAAAGTGACTTGGCATCCTTCCTCTCGCTCTGTGGCACCGTGGAAAGCTGTTTATCCCTCTGCTCGTTCTGAGCCTCGCAGATGTCTTTGAACCTCACTTGAAGGGCTTTATTCCTTTTCTTGATCTGCCGATTGGGGTCCAATGCATATTTCATTTCTAAGGCTAAAGAAGCAGCTGGTTCCGCTTCACTTTCCGAGGATGTCAACACGCATTTCTCCCCCTCCTTGCTCACCATGGTtcctgcacacaaacacacagtaatCAGTACATTGTATAATAGTAAAGAAGGATGGGGTGAAGCTAGGTCTTTCCACCTTATTTGAGGTGAACCTCAAGTCTAAATGTAGGTCTTATTTAACAGATATCGATTGGTAAAGAGGGTGGGAATGAGGTGATGGAAGGATTAAAGGCTGACTTTCATCTTGCTGTATGTAATGGGCACCATCAATCCCATCCCTGCAATAAAATGCACCTACCAGGAGGAGTCGGGAAGAAAATCTCAACGCTCTGAAACCCCTATATGTACTCACTGGTGCAGGATCTGGTCGGCTGGaccatagtggacaaaaaggaagGGATCCACAAACTTCAGTGGAATGCATAATTCCAAAAATCCACACACAGGACATGAACATCCACAGGATCAAACTGACGCATATCGGGCTCAAGatgtgcccttagtcatagttaacaactatgactaagggcacatCTTGACCCCGATATGCGTCAGTTTGATCCGGTGGATGTTCATGTCCTGTGTGTGTATTCGAAATAAAGACAACTGGTTTTATGCACTGCACTGACGTTTGAGGATCACTTCCTTTTTGTCCACATTTGCCAGACGCATGGAATTGCAGGTCATTCAAGAGCTTCATTTATCTCCATGAAACACCTGGGTGAGAAGGCTTCTGACACCATGGCTAGAGATTTTAGGAGGAGACAAATTAAGCATTattggacttaaagtgaacctccggactaaaaatctactcagcagaactgaaaaggcttggtgtttctttaacagtttcacagcatcagaactttgtttttcttaccaaagcatcatttttagctgcatttttaactaagctccacccatcaaagaaaaaaaacccaggcttttttcccctgatgctgtgcagagcatgatgggatttcctatgttgttgttcatgttgcctagcaactgtgagaggtgctcaggacacaagacagttggaactgtgtctcaggctccctgtcacctcctttcaaccaaaaatatggctgccatcatgaaatcaaacatttgcctgttcttttaaaaccgtgtgggtaagagattatattacctatctattttaattaacataactaatgtaacttaatgacagtatgtttgtttaggctggagttcctctttaaggtggccatatacttatagatttacagcagattcgaccattagataatttctgtcagatgcctgccaagtcgaatctgacaggaatctatctgatgtgtgccacacactaggaacagatttccaatagatttcaggatgaaatctattggaaatcaattgaaaatcgatctaaatgcattattggaccattagatccaatgcaactctatgggccatggatctgctgccagcagcagatccacctagattttccatcctgtcagatcaaatagaaaatgatcaaaatcagccacaaatcgatcgaatggggaatttgatagaatcgatttctgatcgatcgattctatagaatcagtCTTTTGATtactaaaatcgaccagtgtatgggcccctttagccagGTAAGTCCAGTTATCGGTCTGATCCCAGAGGGCATCAgataagaaaacggaacttctgtTCTGATGGAGAGATTTGGCTTCTGTAGCCTAGTTCCTCCTGCCCTGCCTGGTCACTTGTGAACAATTAGTGATACCACCTCAGTTGTTTGTGGTTCGGTGAGAACCTGTAGACTTTACAACaaaactaactgtacaagattttctTGCAAGTTTTGGAAACCCGAAGTTTccgcttcaggcatgatacagtacTGGATCTGGACTGGTCACTGGTAGTGCCACTTCCTCTCTGCCTCCTTACTTTCTCTGTAGACTGTACGGTTCTGATCtatttctgtatcatgcctgaagaagaaacttagacTTTTTTGAAAACTTGCTAGGAAATCTGGTACAGTTAGGtattcattaaaggtattacctaaacaacttttgttatgtcttcagattgATAACCCATCCTGTCTGCTGAAGAAAGCAGATGCAAGACTGGACTTCTAACAGCCAGGAGAATTACTTCCATGGTAGAGACCAGGCTGCCATTTATAGCCGATACGGAAACCACACCTCCTACTTGTCCCACAACTCCTGTCATCAGTAGCAACACTTCCTGTCTGCTCCCTTGCTTTTTTGGTAGATGTGAGATGGCTTATTAGGGCTAACTGGTGTGCTAGGTTGTCGAGGCCAGATCTCTCTCTCCATCAGGACTAGTAGCTGAGCTGTTCAACCAGtatagtagattttttttttccctagtcCCTTCTCACCCATAGTTATCTGTTAAAGTAGATCTAAAAGTTTGAATGCAAGTACAATACAAGTCCATCATAAGTTTCACTGAACTGGATATCGAGAAAGAACATTTGTCATGGatacctctttaaaggacacctgcggcgaaaatgaattaaataaacaattgcatctatcttccttctcctaaaaatgactttttaagattttccacacttttattttatgtttaaatctgctttttaagttttaactgttttattgtttttgctcaatgacacattcattgacttatgccagagctaaaatctatgaattgttgacctttttatctctttcctgctctcagaagccattttctgctaggaaagtgttttatagttttaatttcttatcagtgagggtactgtagtcacttcctgtctgagtcaggactgagtcagccacttaaatacctgatatttaactccttttaggcagagaaagaaaaaaaggaacacagcttagttatttgtgtactaggcactgtacatacacatgtctatttcatcatgtcacatgtcacctcgggtatcctttaaccttttagcagccctgCACAAGTTGTCTCATTTTAGACCACTCGTGACAGGGAATCTTTTTGCTGCCTAATTCAGCTATCCAGAGCTGCGCAGGTAGTGTTTTTAGGTTTACCTGGCCCGACTACTGGATCGGCTTAATAAGACATGATCAGGGCTCAGTAGACACTTCGTtatccctcttccaccactgggcgGCGTTGCAATGCTTACACTATCTTCTGTGCCGCTATCGCATGtcttatcatgtgatcagaagatGATGTCAGGATTGCATTGCTActgggggaggaagagaagaagccgatacagccgcagggacaggtagatacaAAAACGCTCCCTGTGCCTCTCTGTATAGCCAGCCAGGCTGGGGAAGACACACCCCCAGCGGCAGAAAACATTTGGCCCTGTGGCCACATAATTTTactttatgtggctgctaaaaggttaaaagcACTTTGTCCCTCAAAAGTAGTGGTAGTTTTAATTAGGCACtaatagttctgagttcaggtttatTTTATGCTAATCGTATGCAAATCTGTGTAGCTTGGAAATGCTTTGTTTtcatgcatacaatttgcatcaactttgaattatttgcatcgcACTGACCAGCTTTTTACACAGCTACAGACCAATGAGAAGCAGCTTGTTCCCCACACTGTAGCTTCAGTTCTACTTGGGTTTAAAGGTATACTATCaagtcacatatttttttcaattgacacaggaattgtttgggaagtgctgctaagtactggtgtatacattttagtagcaacctctttgtttactgttagaaaaatactttcaaactttactgacaccaaaactggacgctgactgagccatgaggagaggggaaattcccctcacacttgatcaggtaactctatgtgtagctctgtgtgtgacagagagaagagggctcccaacagctgcagcttcagtgtcctgtgtttctgactgacctgtctgaagagagcagaggaaatgtaactaattctcacagcttttcatactgtttttgctttcagagtttgatatgtttgatatttgctttctgtagtctgatatgcaactctggctgtgcattgaggcagacaccccttctgcaattgatttgtcccaatatagctaaatccgaccctcaataaattacagcttttgcctctatttatcatgaaaagtaggaaaatgtttacacagctacttagacattatttgcacactgtcattttagaacacttgggtatcgatagtattcctttaagtagaaCTCTCTCTGGAATGTACGGTACCTGGTACTATcgagtttccctgaaaataacacAGGGTGTTATATTAATTTTTttctgaccaggcaatttttttttccaattcagtGCACCTTTTTGATCTATTAGTCTTGATATGATACCGTTATATTTTGGAAGTCCTACATTTATGGTctgtataatatattttttttttggggggggggaattgttgtGAGGACAATCTATTTTGTATTTACGAATTATCTCTTGACATAATTATACCGCCGTGTTTCACCTATGGTGAATTTTAATATTGGTTTTAATATTGTCTGTCCCTGTATTCAATAAAGATTTGTACTTTTGAATATTATTCTGGGTGGCTTGGTTCTGTTTATGTTTGGACACTTTTCTCTTAGCTGTTTATGGGGATCACATTGTGGGCGACTcgaggggacagctttgtcaccAAGCTGTCCCTTTACAGCGCTGCGCATAGATCgcgggctagcaggctgtttactgaGCGGAGCGTTGTAACTAAAGCAGAGGGGGAAATGCACAATCCCCgtaatctcctcccccaggacttgacaccaatcggcattaggtggtccagggggagccactctgcgtccACCAATCAGCGTtaagcggtcgcagagtggttaagatTGGCTTATTAACATTCAAATCCTTGTACAATCTGGGCCCcgtatacctgaaggacttgttgcaacggtGTCACACCTCCTACAATCTTAGAGCAAAAGGTTCTAATAACTTGGtcgcccccagagtccacctcaaaacctttggagacggtcttctgtcatgctgcccctacactttggaactccctgccacacccaatcaggtcatcttcatccctggaagcatttaagtccaaactgaaaagccgtcTGTTtattctggcatttatgaacagtccagcctgcaaccctgtattgatctgagacatactgTATCTATGATCAttgtatgggagaaaagtgctttacaagtgTTACTGTATTGTATAACCCTTATTGTTTTGAGCCTTGTATTGTCTTTTGAGTGTGATTCCTTTAGGGGTGGCTGCATTCTTTGGTTTCCCCTATCAGTCCTG
This window encodes:
- the INSYN2A gene encoding inhibitory synaptic factor 2A; the encoded protein is MVSKEGEKCVLTSSESEAEPAASLALEMKYALDPNRQIKKRNKALQVRFKDICEAQNEQRDKQLSTVPQSERKDAKSLSYKAYRKYMTVPARRSIPNVTKSTGVQTSPDLKKRYQTFPLDRKKGNLLKNASGVDTMKGQNNGFVIEVADTKDHKSSGESKHCSRVGERVIANLTVHSSENMEVVPSSNCSDACGSTDLHSCTKESPPVRNPAVCTSEQAICHLHEPNKHDKRPLGNPQSHHPPHVKVLLKEEATIHHPTLNPNLTDPEDLSDMERTACPLTDEEDKRTTHHNGLQGQDVNPKACTAQSQCQTMECNEQALQINVLPTDKNHPCQPAVALSDECQQIVPHTEVTDLKAQLQSMETLISSSQETIKVLLGVIQELEKGEAHREGLSYRTGQDTANCDTCRNSACIIYSVELDFKQQEDKLQPVLKKLHPIEETQVAPLPYPSESYTSTPKQKSKTESKKHGRWKLWFL